TCTCCGGTTTTATCGGCATGTACGTTGCGGTTAAGTCCAACGTACGCTGCGCAGCAGCCGCACAGAAGAACCTGACCGAGGCGGTCAGGGTAGCACTGCACGGCGGCGCCGTATCCGGTTTCCTGATCACAGCACTGAGCCTGATCGGTGTAACAGTGATATTCTTCTCATTCGGCGGAGCCGAAACACCCGCATTGTCACCGCATCTTATCGTCGGCTTCGGCTTCGGGGCCAGCTTCGTGGCCCTATTCGCCCAGCTCGGCGGCGGTATTTATACCAAGGCCGCTGACATGGGCGCCGACCTGGTCGGCAAAGTCGAAGCAGGTATCCCCGAAGACGATCCCCGCAACGCCGCGGTGATCGCAGACCTGGTGGGCGACAATGTCGGCGACTGCGCCGGCCGCGGCGCCGACCTCTTCGAGTCCACGGCCGCCGAAAATATCGGCGCCATGATTCTGGGTGTAGTTGCATATGTCGCCACGGGGAACGTGGCCTGGGTGCTCTTCCCGCTGGTCGTGCGCGGATTCGGCATGTTTGCCAGCATGATCGGCCTTATGATCGTAAAAGCCAAGGAAAACGAGAACGCGATGAATGCCCTCAACCGCGGGTACTACGTAGCTATCGCCCTATCGGTAGTCGGCCTGGCCATCACCGTGTACTTCATGCTCGATAGCTGGTGGCTGTTCGCTGCAGGCGTTGTAGGCATCATCGCCAGCATAGCCATCATTTTCGTGACGCAGTATTACACGGAATCACGCTATAAACCCGTCCAGGATATCGCCAATGCCTCCAAGACCGGCCCCGCCACCAATATCGTGGCCGGCGTGGCAGTTGGCTTCGAAACCACCTTCGCCACCGCCATAGTCATAGGCACATCCCTGATACTGGCCTACGTATTCGGCGAGCTTAGCGGAGTTAAAGGCGGAGGCGCATTCGGCACGGCGGTAGCCACCATGGGCATGCTCATGACCTGCCCCTACGTGCTCTCAATGGATACCTTCGGTCCCATCACTGATAACGCCAACGGCGTTAACGAGATGGCAGGCGCCGGCCCCGAGATCCGCAAGATCACCGACAGGCTGGATGCCGTCGGCAATACGACCAAGGCCCTCACCAAGGGCTACGCCATGGTGTCAGCCGGCCTGGCTGCCTTCCTGCTCTTCCAGGCTTACCTGGACCGGGTATCCTTCCTCAGGTTCGGTGAGACCGGTAGTTTCAACATCGTAAACATAGCCAATATCGAGGTCTTCGTAGGCGGGCTGATTGCGGCCATGCTTGTCTACCTCTTCAGCGCATGGGCCATCAAGTCGGTCGGCAAGACAGCCGGCAGCATCATTGACGCGGTACGCAAACAGTTCCGCGATCATCCCGGCATCATGGCCGGTACCGAAAAGCCGAATTACGGTGAAATCGTTGACATCACCGCCAAAGCCGGGCTCAAAGAGATGATCGCCCCGGCCCTCCTGGTAGTACTTGCGCCGGTGGTTGTCGGCCTGCTCTTCAAGTACCTCCCCGCCATACCATTGGCTGATGGCAAGTTCTACACATGGGACGCCGCACAGGTTGTGGCGGCTCTACTCATGATCGGCACGATCGCAGGCATCATGCTCGCCTCCTTCATGAACAACGGCGGCGGCGCCTGGGACAATGCCAAGAAAATGATCGAAGATGATCAGCTCAAGGATGACAAGGGTAACATCCTGGGCAAGGGCTCGGATGCACACAAGGCAGCCGTAGTCGGCGATACAGTCGGCGATCCTTTCAAGGACACTGCCGGACCTTCACTTCACGTGCTGGTAAAGCTGCTCGCCACTATCACGCTGGTACTCTGCCCGCTCTTCGTCTAATCCACATCAACCAGCTGATAAAAAGGGGCAATCACCTGATAAAGGGATTGCCCCTTTTTTCACGCCCAATAGTTGTCGCCGGGCCGTGACCCGGATAAACGACCGTGTCATCAGGAAGCGTATACAGTTTTGTTTGTATGCTGTGCTCCAGCTGTTCGTAGCTGCAGCCGGGGAAATCCGTCCTGCCGATGCCGGCGTTGAAGAGCGTATCTCCGCTGAAGAGTATGCCGTGGCCGTAAAGGCTGATCTCGTCCGGGCTATGCCCCGGGGTAAACAGCACTTTAAAATGCAGGTCGTCGATGTCCACTTTGTCCCCGTCAGACAGAAAAAGGTCCGGCTCAGGTATTTTGGCTGACCCGCCGGACATGGCCGCAACCAGCTTGATGAAAGCGCCGGGC
This genomic window from Dehalococcoidia bacterium contains:
- a CDS encoding sodium-translocating pyrophosphatase — translated: MVQIPPIFWVVPIAGIVTVIFAIWLAISVMRRPTGTPQMKEIGDMIFEGAWAFLKRQYGTIAIYSVIVAVIIGVIVGVLPPEEALQKAGYDPFSIGWHTGLAFLVGAICSGISGFIGMYVAVKSNVRCAAAAQKNLTEAVRVALHGGAVSGFLITALSLIGVTVIFFSFGGAETPALSPHLIVGFGFGASFVALFAQLGGGIYTKAADMGADLVGKVEAGIPEDDPRNAAVIADLVGDNVGDCAGRGADLFESTAAENIGAMILGVVAYVATGNVAWVLFPLVVRGFGMFASMIGLMIVKAKENENAMNALNRGYYVAIALSVVGLAITVYFMLDSWWLFAAGVVGIIASIAIIFVTQYYTESRYKPVQDIANASKTGPATNIVAGVAVGFETTFATAIVIGTSLILAYVFGELSGVKGGGAFGTAVATMGMLMTCPYVLSMDTFGPITDNANGVNEMAGAGPEIRKITDRLDAVGNTTKALTKGYAMVSAGLAAFLLFQAYLDRVSFLRFGETGSFNIVNIANIEVFVGGLIAAMLVYLFSAWAIKSVGKTAGSIIDAVRKQFRDHPGIMAGTEKPNYGEIVDITAKAGLKEMIAPALLVVLAPVVVGLLFKYLPAIPLADGKFYTWDAAQVVAALLMIGTIAGIMLASFMNNGGGAWDNAKKMIEDDQLKDDKGNILGKGSDAHKAAVVGDTVGDPFKDTAGPSLHVLVKLLATITLVLCPLFV
- a CDS encoding MBL fold metallo-hydrolase is translated as MILRALTVGFIATNCYIVASDTTRRAMLIDPGADSKTILKVLNTDNLSLSLIVVTHSHFDHTGAVKALKDATGARFAVGAGADKSSPGAFIKLVAAMSGGSAKIPEPDLFLSDGDKVDIDDLHFKVLFTPGHSPDEISLYGHGILFSGDTLFNAGIGRTDFPGCSYEQLEHSIQTKLYTLPDDTVVYPGHGPATTIGREKRGNPFIR